Below is a genomic region from Rouxiella chamberiensis.
CAATGAGGCGAGTGGCGGCGTGGAGCAGGATCTGGCGCATCATTGGCGACAAGTGGATGCGCTGAGCTGGCACTTTTACCTGCGACCGGGCGTGCAGTTTCATGACGGTCGTGAATTGACCAGTGAAGACGTAGCGGTTTCACTGAACCGCTGTCGTAAGGCGCCGCTGTTTTCGCATATTAAACGTGTGGAATGCCGTGGCGTGCTCGGCATCGTAGTCGAACTTTCGCAGGCGGACATACAACTTCCTCTTTTATTGTCTCATCCGGCGGCCCTTGTCTTGCCAGCCGACCATGCCTCGCGAGCGAATTTTGCTTCACATCCCGTTGGCACAGGGCCTTATCGGGTCAGTGAAAACAACGATTGGCATCTGCTTTTGAAAGCATTCGATCATTATTTCGGTTTTCGAGCATTGCTCGATGAAGTTGAAGTGCTGATGTGGCCCGATTTGGCCACTTTTTCAAAGACTGAAAATAACGCGCTGGCGCACGCCATGCCCTCACAGTCGGCGGCTTGGCTTAGTTCGAGCATCAGCGATATCGATTATGTTGCCGGTCATGCCGTGAATTTCACCGGTAAACCTTCCGATATGTCGAGTGAGATGTTTCTGGAACGCGGTGGTTATTTCCTGCTGTGCGATAGTCGTTCTTCGCATTGGCAGAAAAAAGCGACACGCCGCTGGTTACGGGAGAATCTCAACCCTAACTTGTTGATTCAACAATTAATCGAGCCTATTCGTCAGTTTTGGGTGCCCACGGGTAGCCTGCTGCCGTCCTGGTTTCACGGTATGGATGCCGGGGAGATCCTTGCTCCGCAAACTCCTTGTCGAATGACGCTTGCCTATCATGCCCAGCACCCCGAGTTCCGTATGCTGGCGTTGGATATGCAGAAAGTTCTTGCCGATAAAGCGATCGTTTTAGACATCAAGGAGCTTGATTATGAGCAGTGGGCCAATGGAACGGCCAACGTCGATCTGTGGCTCGGCACAGTCAACTTTCCGATCCCGGAAGAGTGGAATGTGGGGGCCTGGCTTTTAGACATGCCGTTGCTGAAAGAGAATATTTCCGGCGGTAATAGTGCTGTTTTCGAACGATGGCGACAACAATGGCGCGAGCAATCACTAACTTCACAGCAACTGGTACAGAATGTCGTGGGGGAGGGCTGGCTGCAACCTCTGTTCCATCATTGGATGCGTCTCAAGGGACCCGAACAGGCGCAAGGTATTCATCTCAACAATTTAGGGTGGTTCGATTTTAAAACAACATGGATGGAGCCAGAGTAAAATGGGTTTTCGATATCGAGGCTAGAATATCGAGGCTAAAAAGCGTGCCGCTTTTTTCCGGACTTGCTAGCCTTAATTTTGAAACCGCCTAAACGAATTGACTCTGGAGTGATTATGCAGGAAGAACAGTTTATCAATGCATTGAAAGCGCAGGGGTTTGAAGCCCCGGTTCTGGTAGAACGTGACGCATTTGGAGAGCTTGGCTCCCATGCTCATCCCTTTGAAGCCAAGGCGTTGATTCTCGAGGGTGAAATACGCATTCGAACGGCAGAGGGCGAACGAACCTATCTCGCGGGTGAAATATTCCATTTACAGCCTGACGAGCCACATTCAGAAAGCTTTGGGCCACAGGGCGTTCGCTACCTTTCCGGGCGCAGGGCTTTAAGATGATCCCGCGTGAATTCCACTGGTGCAGTATCGGCGACAGCGCGATGCAGCGCTCTACGGGTGAGGCGAACTTGCGCTTTCCCTACTGGAGTTTCACGAAAACCATTATTGCGCTCTGCGCCATGAAGCTTGCAGAAAAGGGGATAATCGACCTCGACGAGCCTCTTTGCCAACAGCCTTATTCACTCCGGCACTTGCTGCGTCATACTGCCGGACTCGCGGATTATGGGCAGATTGCCGACTATCATCGCGATGTGGCGTTGAATAATACGCCATGGTCACGAGATAAACTGCTCGCCGCCGTTCAAGCTTCGGGACCGTTGTTTGCGCCCGGAGAGGGCTGGTCTTACTCCAATACTGGTTACATGCTGGCACGCGAGTCTTTAGAAAGCCTTTCCGGAAAGGGCTTCGACGAACTTGTCGACGAGTTGATAGCCACGCCGCTAGGTTTGAAAAGCCTTGAACTGGCCCGTACTCCGCAACAGTTTGCGGCACTGCATTGGAAAGAGGCGGCGAATTATCACCCCGGCTGGGTTTATCATGGATGTTTGACGGGAACCGCCGAAGAGGCGGCAAAGATACTGCATGGCCTGTTTAACGGAACGCTGATTGGCGAAAAATCGCTGCAACAGATGCTGACGCGCTGTCCGCTGGGAGGGCCGATTCCAGGGCGTCCGTGGCACGAATGTGGCTATGCGCTGGGCCTGATGAGTGGAACCGTCGAGGGGTTGGGCCGTGTCATCGGCCATTCGGGCGCGGGGCCTTTTTGCGTCAACGCGGTCTACCACTTTCCGGACCGCGAAGCGCCTCTGACCGTGGCCTGCTTTACCGACGGTTGCGATGAAGGCGTGGCCGGGTTCTTTGCGACACAACGCGCCGAATCGCGCACTTAAAGCAGTTCATAAAATTGCAGGGAAACGCCCTGCGCGGTGCGTTGACCGGTGCAAATGAAAATAGATTCCGTCATCCAGCGTAGCGCCTCACTGTAAATCTCAAACTTCGGCACCGCTTTGAAATAGATAGCTTCCTGCGGTATCTCGTTGAAAAAAGACATATCTTCGTCAAATAGCCGATCACGCCACTGCGCCGGGATCCGACGGATGCCATTGTTCTCGATATATACGCAGCCCTGATCGGTTTGTACGCCGTAACGTGCTGATAAATGGCAGGTTCCATCCGGAAAAATTATCTGGCTGTCGATACCGCCGGGTAAAACCGTTCCCGTAATTTTCCCGCTGACCTTACCTTCCAGAATGGAAATCAGCTGGCGTTTACCGCCTTCTGCCGTCGCGTTAACCATTACCGGTTTGTCGACCTCTATCTCGATTGAAAAACTGTATTTAAGCTCTGGCTGCATTTTTCCTCCGCATTTGAGCGATTTATAGCTGTTTGCGGGCAGAAACCGGTCTAGTTTGTACCCGCTGGCAGGGAGGTGGTTCCCTGCAAAAAAATCATAAATTTCAAGGAAAGAAGAGATGAACTATAACATCGCAGAACGTTTGCGTAACACCCTGAGTAATATGGGGTATCCAGTCGATGCAAATCAGTTTGATGCTCATTCCACCATTGAAATCAGCTTTACCAATATTCCCAGCCTGTTTTTTTCCGTCATTGACGATCGCCTATGGTTATGGAGCGCCCTGACCTGGATGGACAGCTCGACGTTCAGCTCATGGGGTGCCGAACTGTGGGAGGAGTTGCAGGAAGCGCTGTGCTGGGTCGTCACCGGCCAGCCCGTTCTGGGTTTGGGAAGTGAAGGCTACGAGCTCAAGGCGCTGGTTGATGACCTCTGTTTCGACGAAGAATCGAGACTGGAGGAGTTGCTGGAAGGCTTCTATGTACTCTGTTTAAGATTGAACGAACGTTTCAGTCAATCAAGGTAACGAGCAGCCTGTCCGGAACGTTATCTTGAACCTATTCTATGAGTTAATTTGATGGGCGTCACGATATCAATATTTCATAGATCATTTAAATGGCTTGTTTGTTTCATTATGTGCAAAGTATATCTCATACAGCAGTTAAAAACTGATGAGGTTGACCATGTACGCGATTGCCAATGCGCCCTGTAGCTGGGGCGTTGACGACCCTAAAAATCCCTACCTTCCTCCTTTCGAGAAAGTCTTGCAGGAGGCCCGACAGGCTGGCTATTCGAGTCTGGAGCTAGGCCCTTGGGGTTTTTGCCCCAGGATCCACAAACCTTGACGCAGGCATTGGAGAAACATGCGCTGTCATTGGTTGCAGGCACGCTGTTCGACGATTTGGTTTCAGAAACCAATTTCCCGAAAATGGTCGAACTGACCCATAAAGTCTGCCATGTGTTGCGTCATACGCGCATTGCCCGCGGCCTCGGCACCTTTGCACCGCCTTATCTCGTCATTATCGATTTCGGTAATCCCGACCGCGCAAAGTTCGCCGGACAACCGGATAAAGCGCCTCGACTGGGTGCCGAAGACTGGCAACGTCTGGTCAGTCATATTCGCGAAATCTCGCGGATTGCGACGCAGGAATATCAGGTGCGCCCCGTCATACATCCTCATGCGGGCGGCTATATTGAATTTGGCGATGAAATAGAACGCATTGCGGCCGCGATCCCTTCACAGGAAGCGGGCCTCTGTCTGGACACCGGACACCTCTATTATGCCGGTCTGTCGCCCGAAAAATGGATTGAGCGCTATATTGACCGTCTGGACTATCTTCATTTTAAAGATGTAAACAAGACAGTTTTTCAGCAGGTTATTGCACAAGGTACCGACTTTTTCACCGCCTGCGCGCAGGGCGTGATGTGTCCGTTAGGGCAGGGCGACATCGACTACGCAGCGGTAAAAGCCATGCTGGACAGCTACCACTGGCAGGGCTGGATAACCATCGAACAGGAACGTGACCCTCGTGACGTCGCGGGCAGTCTAGCCGATGTTACGGCGAGTCTATCTTATTTAAAGCATATGGGTTTTTAGGGAGAAATCATGAAAAAAGCATTCCACGGTGTTTCCGTCTGGTATAGCAATGCGGTGACACAGTTGCGTATCGCCAGTGAAACGGGCTTCGATGCCCTGGAAATTTTGCCCGAACATCTGTTTCGTTACGTCGAAAACGGCGGTTCACTTGAAAAGTTTCTGGCACTGACGGAACAGCACGGCGTTGAGATAAGTTGCATCAATGCGCTAAAACGCATCGGCCGCCATCAGCCCGAAGAGCGCGCCGAGATGCTCAAGGAAGCACATAAAATCTGCCACGCCGCGCAGGTTCTGAAATGCCCGGTGGTGCAAATCATGGCGCTGAATGAACTGGATCATCTGAGTGAAGACGCGCGCAACGAGATTCTGGTGCACAATATTGCCGACATCGCCGATATTGCCAAAGAGTACGGAATCAAACTGCAAATCGAAGTCGTAGCCTTCACTCGCTTCAACAGCTTGAGCCAGGGACTGGAAGTCATTAAACGCGTAGGGCGCGACAATGTGGGGCTGGTTATCGACTTCTGGCATCTACACGCGGGCGGCAATACCCAGCCTGAAGAAGTGGCCCGTATGGACGTCAATCTCATTTACGGCATCCATTTCTGTGACGGGCGTGCCGCACGTCCGGGTGAAGCATGGGACGAATGGGTTCAGCGCGATTATCAACCGGGGGAAGGGGATGTCGACATCGCGGCCTGGATTGATGCCGTGCGCGCCACCGGCTATGACGGCGTCTGGTGTCCCGAACAGTTAAGCCCAACGCATTGGGAAGACGACCTGTGGCAGATAGGCAAAGACAACTTCGAAAGCCTGACCGCCTGGACAAGCCGTTAATACGCTCGACGGGTATTCTGTTCATGATAACGGCGTGAAGAGATGACTCTGCGGCTGAAAACGGCCGCTGTAGAACAAGGATGTTCTTAAAATGGGATCCTGCTCGGAGTCTGCGAATGAAATATTTTGTTCATTTTGTTAGACTGAAGCATTCAACATGATGTTTTTAAAAGGGCCACTTCCGTGTCAAAACATACAACTCAATTGTCTATTTTACAGGAAGACATCCGCACCCGTTATGACAGCCTTAGCAAGCGTCTAAAGCAGGTGGCACGCTATATCCTTGATAATAGCAACAGCGTGGCATTTGATACGGTTGCGTCCATTGCCCAGCGTGCCGATGTTCCCCCTCAACCCTGATTCGTTTTGCCAGCGCGTTTGGCTTCAGCGGTTTCAATGAAATGAAACAGGTATTTCGTCAGCAGCTGATGGAAGAGACGGTCAGTTATACGGAACGTGCACGTTTATTTCGAAAGTCTTCTGCCGACGACGGCATTGCCGCGCCGGAAAAACCCGACGAAGTGCTGAATATGTTCTCGATGGTCAATGCGCAGGCATTGCAGCAGTTGCCTATGCACATCACCGCCGAGCAATTGGACGATGCCATCGCCATGCTGTCACGGGCCGACAATATCTATATCATCGGCTTGCGCCGTTCGTTCAGTGTCGCAAGCTATTTGACCTATGCACTGCGTCATCTTGAACGCCGCGCTTTCCTGATAGATGGTTTAGGCGGCATGTTCTCGGAACAACTCAGCATGGTCAGTCCCAATGATGTGGTTATCGCCATCAGTTATTCTCCCTATGCCGCAGAAGCCATGGAGCTTGTCCAGCTTGGCGCTCGCCGAGGTGCGCGGCAGATTGTAATAACCGACAGCCAGGTCAGCCCGCTTGCGGCTTTCAGTGATGTCTGTTTTGTCGTGCGGGAAGCGCAACTCGACGGGTTCCGTTCTCAGGTCGCCTCAATGTGTCTGGCACAAACCCTCGCGGTTTCACTCGCCCTCAATAGCGCCGGTTAACTGCGGGACGGGGTAGATTGAAGACTGGCATGTTGCTGCTTAAAGACAAGGTCTGAATGCCGGAATAACGGTTCGAAAGCCTGACTTTCAAAGGCGATAGCGTCTATCGCCTTTATAAATTTCATTGTGTCTACACCTTCACATCCTGTTTCACGCTAAACGCTTTTGAAAAGCGCGCGATCGCGATATCGCAATCACCTTCTGCCCACGCCTCCATCCCCACCACGCCGCGATAACCTGTGTCATACAGGGCTTTGGCGACGGCGGGGTAATTTATTTCTCCGGTGCCGGGTTCTTTGCGGCCAGGAACGTCGGCGACCTGAATTTCGCCGATGTAAGGTGCTGAGCGGCGGATAATTTCAATCAGATTCCCTTCGCCGATCTGGGCATGATAGAGATCCAGATTCAGCTTCAGCCACGGGCTGTTGACCTTTGAAATCAGCGCCAACGTATCGCTGGCTTTGGCAAACGGCGTGCCGGGGTGATCGACAAGGGTATTCAGATTCTCCAGCAGAAACACTTTCTGATAACGTTCGCCGAGTCTGGCAATCGCGCACAGTGTGTCGTAAGCCTTTATCCACATTGCACCTGTAACTTCGCTTACGGGCGCAATAGGCAGTCCGCGGCCGTCGAGTCCGGTACCGTGCAGATTAAGACAGGGGCAGTTCAGGCGCTGGGCAATCTCGATGGAGATTTCGGCCGTTTCCAGCAGTTTCTCAATCTCGTCGTCGTCGAGCAGATTACCGCTGATATAGCCGGTCATGGAGGTAAAGCGCGCGCCTGTCGCGGCCAGCGCATCGATATCTTTTTGCGTCCAGTCCCAGATTTCAACGGCATATCCGGCGGCATGAATACGCTTCACACGTTCGATAAAGGGTAAATCCAGAAAGACCATTTCGGCGCAGACGGCCAGTTGGAAAGGCGATGAAGAGGATGTAAACATCACGAACTCCCTAAAAAAATTTCTAAAAAAGCAGCCCGGAGGCTGCCTTGAAATTTAGCGCGAGAACGGCGAGTCGAGGGCTAGTCCTTGTTGCGCGGATAGTCCGGCGAATTGACCCAGGCGTGATCTTTCTCCCAGGTGAATTGCCATTTGCGCTCTGGACCGGCCATCACGTTCAGGTAGTAGTTATCGTATCCGGCAATGGTAGCGACCGGATGATAACCGCGTGGAACCTGCACGACATCGCGGTCGTAAGGCGCCATGCACTCGTCAAGAGAACGATCGTCGGTATAGACCCGATGCAGGGCGAAACCCTGGGGAGGATCGAAACGGTGATAGTAGGTCTCTTCGAGGTAGGTTTCCTTGCCCTCGACCGGCGTGTCGTGCTTGTGGCTCGGGTAGGAACTGCTATCGCCCTCGTCGGTATACACCTCGACGACCAGCAAGCTGTCGGCAGGTTGGTCATCCGGCAGAATGTTATGCACCAGACGGCGGTTGCGGCCTTTACCTCGACGCTCGACGCCGACGTCCTTCGGCGCAATCAGACGTACAGGCAGCGAGCCAAAGCCTGGTGCGCTGCATACCGCCAGTTCGAGAGCCGTCTCGGCTTTGACTTTCGAAATCGTATTGTGCGGCACGTATACCGACCATGCTGGTATGCGTTCGAAAGGGCTCATTCTCTCGCCGATATTTTCGAAAGTCTCTGCGGGCGTCACCACGCTTGCCCGACCTGATACCAGCACCAGGCAGCGCTCTTTGTCATCGGCGGGCAGATCCAGCGTCTGCCCCTCTTCCAGTTGATAAACGTCGAAACCAACGTACTTCCAGCCCGCACTTTCCGGCGTGACATGCTGGATACGGCCGTCTTTCGACGGGGCGTATTTACTGAGCAAGCGGGACATATTTCTCTCCTTGTTTTGAAAATCTTAACCTAACGTTGGCATGCTGAACTCGGCAACGGTGTGTTGTCCGGTCGGCCAGCGAGTGGTCACGGTTTTCATACGAGTATAGAAGCGAACGCCGTCGGGACCATGCACGTTCAACGCGCCGAACACGGAGCGTTTCCAGCCACCAAACGAGTGGAAGGCAACCGGCACAGGAACCGGGATATTGACGCCCACCATACCGGCTTCCACGTTCTGCACGAATTCGCGCGCGTAGTGACCATTGGTGGTGAAGATAGCGCTGCCGTTACCGAATTCATGGCCATTCACCGTTGCCAGTGCCGATTCGAAATCCTTCTCGCGCACAATGCCCAGGACCGGCCCGAAGATCTCTTCACGGTAGATTTTCATATTGGTAGTCACGTTATCGAATAGCGTGCCGCCCACATAGAAACCTTCTGGGTGACCTTCCACTTTATGGTTGCGGCCATCGATAACCAGTTTTGCACCCTCAGACACGCCGTGGTCGATATAGCCGAGCACTTTGGTCTGATGCGCCTTGGAAATTACCGGCCCCATTTCGTTCTCTTCCTTGCCACGCAGATTGCCCGGACCGATGCGCAGGGCATTGACCAGCGGCGTCAGTTTGGCAATCAGTTTGTCTGCCGTGTCGTCACCAACCGCGACCACGATAGGCAGCGCCATGCAGCGTTCACCGGCCGAACCGAAAGCGCCGCCCATAATCGCCTGTACGGTGGCGTCGAGATCGGCATCCGGCATGACAATGGCATGGTTCTTCGCGGCGCCGAAGGCCTGCACGCGTTTGCCGTGCGCACTGGCGGTGGCATAGATATGCTGGGCAACAGACGAGGAGCCGACAAAGCTTACCGCCTGAATACGTTCATCGGTGGTGAGCAGGCTGGCGGCGTCGTTGCCACAGTGAACCACGTTGAATACGCCATCCGGCAAACCGGCTTCTTTCAGCAATTCGGCCAGACGCAGGGAGGCAGAAGGTGCCGGAGCAGGCGGTTTCAGAATAAAGGTGTTACCGCAGGCGAGGGCAAGCGGGAACATCCACATCGGCACCATCGCGGGGAAGTTGAACGGGGTAATGCCCGCCACAACGCCCAGCGGCTGCATCACGGAGAAGCTGTCAACGCCTGTTCCCACATTATTGGAGTATTCGCCCTTTTGCAGATGCGGAATACCGCAGGCAAATTCGACCACTTCCAGACCACGGGTCAGCTCGCCCAGTGCGTCGGAAAAGACTTTACCGTGCTCACTGACGATCAGTTCAGCCAGTTCGTCACGGTTTTTCTCGATAAGCGCCTTGAACTCGAAAAGGATGCGCGCACGGCGCAGTGGCGGGGTTTTCGACCAGGCCGGGAAGGCGTTGTGTGCATGTTCGATGGCCTGCAACACTTCCTGTTCGGAGCTTTGTGTGACCTGGCGGATAACCTGACCGGTGGCCGGATTGGTGACGGGCAACGTCTCTTTGCTGCTGCTGACGATGCGTTGGCCATTAATGAAATTCGCGATTGTTTCCATCTTCTACCTTACCTCAGGACCGTAATGAGTTTCTGGACCCCATAGGGGCCACCCGACAGTTTTAAACATATTACTTTGAACTAAATGTTTCAAATTAAATTTAATGGAATTTATTTTTCTGTGATCCGTAGCTTGCTTTTCGGAAATACACGAGGAAGGTTATGGCTATTTTAAAGTTTGATTATTAGCTACTTTGTTGATTTAAATCCTTTATTTTTCTTATGAAAGTTATCCGCTTTGCGTCGGGATTTCGCAAGAGAGCACCAGGCATTTTATGATCCAGATAACATTATTTATTTCAAAAAAACGGTATAAAAAGTTCATTAGTGATTTAATTTGGAAAGCTGAGCCGTCTTACGTAGAGGATTTGAACCATGTCACATAGCGCGTCGTCCGAATCGAGCATCAAGGTAGGCATTATCGGGTACGGTTTTTCCGGCAAGAACATTCATTCGCGTTTATTGGCCGCGACACCGGGTCTGGAAGTGAAAACGGTGTGTGATAAGCATGCTTCTCTTCAGGAAGACTCTCCCTTTACGCGAGTAGATAACGTCGATGCGGTGTTTGACGATCCCGATATTGAGCTGGTGGTGATAGCAATGCCCAATCTGACGCACTTTCCCCTGGCAAAAGCTGCCTTGCTGGCCGGGAAAAACGTGGTGGTCGACAAGCCGTTTACCGTTACAGCTGCCGAGGCCGAAGAGTTGGCGGCGCTGGCGATTCGGCAGCAGCGTATATTGTGTCCTTTCCAGAACCGGCGTTATGACAACAATTTCCTGACCGTACGCAAGCTGCTGGAAGAGAAGGCTCTGGGCGAGGTACGTTATTTCGAGTCCAGCTACACCCTGTTTCAACCCGGCGTCAACGCGGGTTGGCGAGAGAAGAAGACTCAAGGGTCGGGCGTATGGTTTGATTTGGGCGCTCACCTCATCGACCAGATGGTGCAGCTCTTTGGTGAGCCGCAACAGAGTGTCGTCACCTTTGACACCCAACGTGAGGGCGCCAGCAGCCCGGACTTTTTCCACGGCACTTTCGTGTATCCGTCACTGCGTGTGGTGCTGCACGGCACCTTGCTCAGCGCCTGGGAGCCACCGCGTTTTCGCATTAACGGCACCGAAGGCAGCTTTGTGAAATACGGTCAGGATCCGCAGGAAGCGGCATTGGTTGCCGGTATCGAGCCGGGCAGTCCGGGGTGGGGCCATGACGAACTGCCGGGCACGCTTTATCGTCGTGAGGGCGATAAGGTCATTGAAACGACCTATCACGGCGTTGACGGTAACTATCCGGCGTTTTATCTGCAATTGCGGGATGCACTGCGCGGTATAGGAGAGCCACCCGTCAAGGTCGAGCAGGCGCTGACCACCATGCGGATTATTGAAAATACGCCGCGACTGTAAAAGAGCGGCGAGCCAATCTGATTTTTATCTGATTTATTCCTGATTTTTTTCTGATTATGAAGAACTGACCGGCGCTAAAGGCACCGGTTTTTTATGGCCGTCGCCGACCCAGCCCTAACTTCACCAGCAGCATGCCGAGAAACGCGCAGCCGGCCGCCAATATAAAGACGCTGCGATATCCGGCATGGCTCGACAATATGCCCGCAAGCGGACCCGTCAGGCCGTAGGCGAGATCCTGAAAAGCCGAATAGCCGCCCAACGCGGTGCCTCGGGCCTCGGCAGGTACACGCCGCACCACTTCGACCCCGAGCGAGGGGAAGATAAGCGAGCAGCCACAACCGGTAAGTGCCGCGCCGGCCAATGCCATCAACGGATGAGTGGCCAGACATATCAGTACCAGTCCCGCACATTCAACCAGCAGGGAATATTGTGCCACCCTGATCCCGCCGAGTTTGTCTGGAAGATGACCCAGAACCATCCGCACGGCGATAAAGGCGCAGCCAAAGGCCGTGAGGGCGAATCCGGCATAGGACCAGCCAAACTGATTGAAATACAGTGTGATAAACACACTCAGCACCGAAAAGCCAATGCCCTGCAACATCAATCCCAGTCCCGGCCGCCAGATGCTGGCCCAGATAGTGCCGAGCGGCTGACGTTTACCGCCGTGAGCGGCCACCGCCGGCACGCCACGGTCGACCAGCAGCGCAATCAGCGGCAGCATGAGCATCAGCGCGGCGGTGGTCGCCATGCCCTCGGCGTAATACAGCGCCAGACCCAGCGGCGCACCGGCCGCCATCGCGCCGTAGGTCGCCATGCCGTTCCACGACATCACCTTGCCTGCCAACCCGTCTCCGGCCAGACCCATGCCCCAGGTCAGATTCCCGGTCAGCAGCAGACTCTCTCCTATGCCAAGCAGGATGCGGCCCACAATCAGCAGCGCAAAAGCCAGTTCGACGGAAGGCTGCGGCATCAACGCGGCGGCAAGGGTGGCAACGCCTGACGCGGCACAGCTTGCCATGCCCATAAATGCGGTGCGACGGGCACCGTGGTTATCGGCCAGCCGTCCGGCGGTAC
It encodes:
- a CDS encoding MFS transporter: MSTLIQAPHPRRLLLRISMAMFIAYLSIGLPLGILPLYVHQQLGLSDVMVGIAIGTQFIVTLITRSTAGRLADNHGARRTAFMGMASCAASGVATLAAALMPQPSVELAFALLIVGRILLGIGESLLLTGNLTWGMGLAGDGLAGKVMSWNGMATYGAMAAGAPLGLALYYAEGMATTAALMLMLPLIALLVDRGVPAVAAHGGKRQPLGTIWASIWRPGLGLMLQGIGFSVLSVFITLYFNQFGWSYAGFALTAFGCAFIAVRMVLGHLPDKLGGIRVAQYSLLVECAGLVLICLATHPLMALAGAALTGCGCSLIFPSLGVEVVRRVPAEARGTALGGYSAFQDLAYGLTGPLAGILSSHAGYRSVFILAAGCAFLGMLLVKLGLGRRRP